The following are encoded together in the Mesoplodon densirostris isolate mMesDen1 chromosome 2, mMesDen1 primary haplotype, whole genome shotgun sequence genome:
- the POGZ gene encoding pogo transposable element with ZNF domain isoform X4, giving the protein MADTDLFMECEEEELEPWQKISDVIEDSVVEDYNSVDKTTTAGNSLVQQGGQPLILTQNPTPGLGTMVTQPVLRPVQVMQNANHVTSSPVASQPIFITTQGFPVRNVRPVQNAMNQVGIVLNVQQGQTVRPITLVPAPGTQFVKPTVGVPQVFSQMTPVRPGSTMPVRPTTNTFTTVIPATLTIRSTVPQSQSQQTKSTPSTSTAPTATQPTSLGHLAVQPPGQSNQTQNPKLVSIASFVTVKRPGVTGENSNEVAKLVNTLNTIPSLGQSPGPMVVSNNSSAHGSQRTSGPESSMKVTSSIPVFDLQDGGRKICPRCNAQFRVTEALRGHMCYCCPEMVEYQKKGKSLDSEPSVPSAAKPPSPEKTTPVASTPSSTPIPALSPPTKVPEPNENVGDAVQTKLIMLVDDFYYGRDGGKVAQLTNFPKVATSFRCPHCTKRLKNNIRFMNHMKHHVELDQQNGEVDGHTICQHCYRQFSTPFQLQCHLENVHSPYESTTKCKICEWAFESEPLFLQHMKDTHKPGEMPYVCQVCQYRSSLYSEVDVHFRMIHEDTRHLLCPYCLKVFKNGNAFQQHYMRHQKRNVYHCNKCRLQFLFAKDKIEHKLQHHKTFRKPKQLEGLKPGTKVTIRASRGQPRTVPVPSSDVPPSTLQEAAPLASSADPLPVFLYPPVQRNVQKRAVRKMSVMGRQTCLECSFEIPDFPNHFPTYVHCSLCRYSTCCSRAYANHMINNHVPRKSPKYLALFKNSVSGIKLACTSCTFVTSVGDAMAKHLVFNPSHRSSSILPRGLTWISHSRHGQTRDRVHDRNLKNLYPPPSFPSIKAATVKSAGATPAEPEELPAPVAQALPSPASTATPPPTPTHPQPLALPPLATEGAECLNVDDQDEGSPVTQEPEPASGGGSSSVIGKKEQLSVKKLRVVLFALCCNTEQAAEHFRNPQRRIRRWLRRFQASQGENLEGKYLSLEAEEKLAEWVLTQREQQLPVNEETLFQKATKIGRSLEGGFKISYEWAVRFMLRHHLTPHARRAVAHTLPKDVAENAGLFIEFVQRQIHNQDLPLSMIVAIDEISLFLDTEVLSSDDRKENALQTVGTGEPWCDVVLAILADGTVLPTLVFYRGQMDQPANVPDSILLEAKESGYSDDEIMELWSARVWQKHTACQRSKGMLVMDCHRTHLSEEVLAMLSASSTLPAVVPAGCSSKIQPLDVCIKRTVKNFLHKKWKEQAREMADSACDSDVLLQLILVWLAEVLGVIGDCPELVQRSFLVASVLPGPDGNINSPTRNADMQEELIASLEEQLKLSGEQSEEASASTPRPRSSPEETVEPESLHQLFEGESETESFYGFEEADLDLMEI; this is encoded by the exons CTGGCAATTCTTTGGTCCAACAAGGTGGACAGCCGCTCATCCTAACCCAGAATCCAACCCCGGGTTTGGGTACAATGGTTACTCAACCAGTGTTGAGGCCTGTCCAGGTCATGCAGAATGCCAATCATGTGACTAGTTCCCCTGTGGCCTCACAACCAATATTCATCACTACACAG GGATTTCCTGTAAGAAATGTCCGGCCTGTACAAAATGCAATGAATCAGGTTGGGATTGTGCTGAACGTACAGCAAGGCCAAACAGTTAGACCAATTACACTAGTCCCAG CCCCAGGTACCCAGTTTGTTAAGCCGACAGTTGGAGTCCCACAAGTGTTCTCTCAGATGACCCCTGTGAGGCCAGGCTCCACAATGCCTGTGCGGCCCACCACCAACACCTTCACCACCGTCATCCCAGCCACTCTCACCATTCGAAGCACTGTCCCACAGTCCCAGTCCCAGCAGACCAAGTCCACTCCCAGCACTTCTACAGCTCCCACCGCCACACAGCCAACCTCATTGGGGCACCTTGCTGTTCAGCCTCCAGGCCAATCCAACCAGACTCAGAATCCCAAACTAG TGAGCATTGCCAGCTTTGTCACTGTGAAGCGACCTGGGGTTACAGGTGAAAATAGCAATGAAGTGGCCAAACTGGTGAATACCCTTAACACCATCCCTTCCCTGGGCCAGAGTCCTGGGCCAATGGTGGTATCCAACAACAGCTCTGCGCATGGCTCTCAGAGAACCAGCGGGCCTGAGTCTTCAATGAAAG TGACCTCTTCCATCCCAGTGTTTGACCTCCAGGATGGTGGACGGAAGATATGTCCACGGTGTAATGCTCAATTCCGTGTTACTGAAGCTTTGAGAGGTCACATGTGT TACTGTTGCCCAGAAATGGTTGAATACCAGAAGAAAGGAAAGTCTCTGGATTCAGAACCCAGTGTCCCATCAGCAGCAAAGCCCCCATCCCCTGAGAAAACAACTCCTGTTGCTTCCACTCCCTCTTCTACACCTATTCCTGCTCTGTCACCACCTACCAAAGTACCAGAGCCAAATGAGAATGTGGGTGATGCCGTCCAGACCAAGCTCATTATGCTAGTAGATGACTTCTACTATGGACGGGATGGTGGCAAAGTAGCCCAGCTCACAAACTTCCCTAAGGTCGCCACATCTTTCCGATGCCCACATTGTACCAAAAGGCTAAAAAACAACATTCG ATTTATGAACCATATGAAACATCACGTAGAACTTGATCAGCAGAACGGTGAGGTGGATGGTCATACTATCTGCCAGCACTGTTATCGTCAGTTTTCCACTCCCTTCCAGCTCCAGTGCCACTTGGAAAATGTTCATAGTCCCTATGAATCAACTA CCAAGTGCAAGATCTGTGAGTGGGCGTTTGAGAGTGAGCCACTGTTTCTCCAGCATATGAAGGATACTCATAAGCCTGGAGAGATGCCTTATGTTTGCCAG GTGTGTCAGTATCGCTCCTCACTCTACTCTGAGGTAGATGTCCATTTTCGGATGATCCATGAGGATACTCGGCACCTGCTGTGCCCTTATTGCCTGAAGGTCTTCAAAAATGGCAATGCATTCCAACAGCATTACATGAGGCACCAG AAGAGGAAtgtttatcattgcaacaaatgCCGGCTGCAGTTTCTCTTTGCCAAGGACAAAATTGAACACAAGCTTCAGCACCATAAAACCTTCCGTAAACCCAAGCAGCTGGAAGGTTTGAAACCAGGCACCAAG GTGACAATCCGGGCTTCCCGAGGGCAGCCACGCACTGTTCCTGTACCCTCCAGTGATGTCCCTCCCAGCACCTTGCAGGAGGCAGCACCACTGGCCTCCTCAGCGGACCCTCTGCCTGTCTTCCTTTATCCCCCTGTCCAGCGCAACGTCCAGAAGCGAGCTGTTAGGAAAAT GAGTGTCATGGGCCGGCAGACATGTCTGGAGTGCAGCTTTGAGATCCCAGATTTCCCTAATCATTTCCCTACTTATGTTCACTGCTCTCTATGTCGCTATAGTACCTGCTGTTCTCGAGCTTATGCCAACCACATGATCAA CAATCATGTTCCACGGAAGAGCCCCAAGTATTTGGCTTTGTTTAAAAATTCTGTGAG TGGAATCAAGCTGGCCTGCACTTCATGTACCTTTGTTACTTCTGTTGGAGATGCCATGGCTAAGCATTTGGTATTCAACCCCTCTCACAGATCCAGTAGCATCCTGCCACGGG GACTCACTTGGATATCTCACTCAAG GCATGGCCAGACTCGTGACCGAGTGCACGACCGGAACTTGAAGAACTTgtaccctcctccttccttcccctctatTAAAGCGGCCACTGTGAAATCTGCGGGGGCCACCCCAGCTGAGCCTGAAGAGCTACCAGCTCCCGTGGCCCAGGCACTCCCGTCACCAGCCTCAACTGCAACCCCACCACCAACCCCCACTCATCCCCAGCCTTTAGCCCTTCCACCCTTGGCTACGGAGGGGGCCGAATGTCTGAATGTCGATGACCAGGATGAAGGGAGCCCAGTCACCCAGGAGCCTGAGCCCGCATCAGGGGGTGGTAGTAGCAGTGTGATCGGCAAGAAGGAGCAGCTTTCTGTGAAGAAGCTTCGAGTGGTACTGTTTGCCCTGTGCTGCAATACGGAACAGGCAGCTGAACACTTCCGAAACCCCCAACGACGCATCCGGCGTTGGCTTCGGCGCTTCCAGGCCTCACAGGGGGAGAATCTGGAGGGCAAATATCTGAGCTTAGAGGCAGAAGAGAAACTGGCTGAGTGGGTGCTGACCCAACGAGAGCAACAGCTACCTGTAAATGAGGAGACCTTGTTCCAGAAGGCCACCAAAATAGGACGTTCTTTGGAGGGGGGGTTTAAGATCTCTTACGAGTGGGCTGTGCGTTTCATGCTACGGCATCACCTGACTCCCCACGCTCGGCGAGCTGTGGCCCACACTCTACCTAAGGATGTGGCAGAGAATGCAGGactcttcattgaatttgtaCAACGGCAGATTCACAACCAGGACTTACCCTTGTCTATGATTGTGGCTATTGATGAGATCTCCTTGTTCCTGGATACGGAGGTACTGAGCAGTGACGACCGAAAGGAGAATGCCCTGCAGACAGTGGGCACAGGGGAGCCTTGGTGTGATGTGGTGCTGGCCATTCTGGCAGATGGCACTGTCCTCCCTACCCTGGTTTTCTACCGAGGACAGATGGATCAGCCTGCTAATGTGCCGGACTCTATCTTGCTAGAGGCGAAGGAGAGTGGCTACAGTGACGATGAGATCATGGAGCTGTGGTCAGCCCGAGTGTGGCAGAAGCACACAGCTTGCCAGCGCAGCAAAGGCATGCTTGTGATGGACTGTCACCGCACTCACCTGTCAGAAGAGGTGCTGGCCATGCTTAGTGCCTCTAGCACTTTGCCTGCAGTTGTCCCAGCAGGCTGTAGCTCCAAAATCCAGCCATTAGATGTATGCATCAAACGAACTGTCAAGAACTTCCTACACAAAAAGTGGAAGGAGCAGGCTCGGGAAATGGCAGATAGTGCATGTGATTCTGATGTCCTGCTTCAACTGATTCTGGTCTGGCTGGCTGAGGTGCTTGGTGTCATTGGGGACTGTCCAGAGCTAGTTCAGCGGTCCTTCCTTGTGGCCAGTGTTCTGCCTGGCCCTGATGGCAACATTAACTCACCTACAAGAAATGCTGACATGCAGGAGGAGCTAATTGCCTCCCTAGAGGAGCAACTGAAGCTGAGTGGGGAACAGTCTGAGGAGGCCTCAGCTTCCACTCCCCGACCCAGGTCATCTCCTGAAGAGACAGTTGAGCCTGAAAGCCTTCACCAGCTCTTTGAGGGTGAAAGCGAGACCGAGTCCTTCTATGGCTTTGAAGAAGCTGACCTAGATCTGATGGAGATTTAA
- the POGZ gene encoding pogo transposable element with ZNF domain isoform X1: MADTDLFMECEEEELEPWQKISDVIEDSVVEDYNSVDKTTTVSVSQQPVSAPVPIAAHASVAGHLSTSTTVSSSGAQNSDSTKKTLVTLIANNNAGNSLVQQGGQPLILTQNPTPGLGTMVTQPVLRPVQVMQNANHVTSSPVASQPIFITTQGFPVRNVRPVQNAMNQVGIVLNVQQGQTVRPITLVPAPGTQFVKPTVGVPQVFSQMTPVRPGSTMPVRPTTNTFTTVIPATLTIRSTVPQSQSQQTKSTPSTSTAPTATQPTSLGHLAVQPPGQSNQTQNPKLAPSFPSPPAVSIASFVTVKRPGVTGENSNEVAKLVNTLNTIPSLGQSPGPMVVSNNSSAHGSQRTSGPESSMKVTSSIPVFDLQDGGRKICPRCNAQFRVTEALRGHMCYCCPEMVEYQKKGKSLDSEPSVPSAAKPPSPEKTTPVASTPSSTPIPALSPPTKVPEPNENVGDAVQTKLIMLVDDFYYGRDGGKVAQLTNFPKVATSFRCPHCTKRLKNNIRFMNHMKHHVELDQQNGEVDGHTICQHCYRQFSTPFQLQCHLENVHSPYESTTKCKICEWAFESEPLFLQHMKDTHKPGEMPYVCQVCQYRSSLYSEVDVHFRMIHEDTRHLLCPYCLKVFKNGNAFQQHYMRHQKRNVYHCNKCRLQFLFAKDKIEHKLQHHKTFRKPKQLEGLKPGTKVTIRASRGQPRTVPVPSSDVPPSTLQEAAPLASSADPLPVFLYPPVQRNVQKRAVRKMSVMGRQTCLECSFEIPDFPNHFPTYVHCSLCRYSTCCSRAYANHMINNHVPRKSPKYLALFKNSVSGIKLACTSCTFVTSVGDAMAKHLVFNPSHRSSSILPRGLTWISHSRHGQTRDRVHDRNLKNLYPPPSFPSIKAATVKSAGATPAEPEELPAPVAQALPSPASTATPPPTPTHPQPLALPPLATEGAECLNVDDQDEGSPVTQEPEPASGGGSSSVIGKKEQLSVKKLRVVLFALCCNTEQAAEHFRNPQRRIRRWLRRFQASQGENLEGKYLSLEAEEKLAEWVLTQREQQLPVNEETLFQKATKIGRSLEGGFKISYEWAVRFMLRHHLTPHARRAVAHTLPKDVAENAGLFIEFVQRQIHNQDLPLSMIVAIDEISLFLDTEVLSSDDRKENALQTVGTGEPWCDVVLAILADGTVLPTLVFYRGQMDQPANVPDSILLEAKESGYSDDEIMELWSARVWQKHTACQRSKGMLVMDCHRTHLSEEVLAMLSASSTLPAVVPAGCSSKIQPLDVCIKRTVKNFLHKKWKEQAREMADSACDSDVLLQLILVWLAEVLGVIGDCPELVQRSFLVASVLPGPDGNINSPTRNADMQEELIASLEEQLKLSGEQSEEASASTPRPRSSPEETVEPESLHQLFEGESETESFYGFEEADLDLMEI, encoded by the exons CTGGCAATTCTTTGGTCCAACAAGGTGGACAGCCGCTCATCCTAACCCAGAATCCAACCCCGGGTTTGGGTACAATGGTTACTCAACCAGTGTTGAGGCCTGTCCAGGTCATGCAGAATGCCAATCATGTGACTAGTTCCCCTGTGGCCTCACAACCAATATTCATCACTACACAG GGATTTCCTGTAAGAAATGTCCGGCCTGTACAAAATGCAATGAATCAGGTTGGGATTGTGCTGAACGTACAGCAAGGCCAAACAGTTAGACCAATTACACTAGTCCCAG CCCCAGGTACCCAGTTTGTTAAGCCGACAGTTGGAGTCCCACAAGTGTTCTCTCAGATGACCCCTGTGAGGCCAGGCTCCACAATGCCTGTGCGGCCCACCACCAACACCTTCACCACCGTCATCCCAGCCACTCTCACCATTCGAAGCACTGTCCCACAGTCCCAGTCCCAGCAGACCAAGTCCACTCCCAGCACTTCTACAGCTCCCACCGCCACACAGCCAACCTCATTGGGGCACCTTGCTGTTCAGCCTCCAGGCCAATCCAACCAGACTCAGAATCCCAAACTAG ctccctccttcccctctccacCTGCAGTGAGCATTGCCAGCTTTGTCACTGTGAAGCGACCTGGGGTTACAGGTGAAAATAGCAATGAAGTGGCCAAACTGGTGAATACCCTTAACACCATCCCTTCCCTGGGCCAGAGTCCTGGGCCAATGGTGGTATCCAACAACAGCTCTGCGCATGGCTCTCAGAGAACCAGCGGGCCTGAGTCTTCAATGAAAG TGACCTCTTCCATCCCAGTGTTTGACCTCCAGGATGGTGGACGGAAGATATGTCCACGGTGTAATGCTCAATTCCGTGTTACTGAAGCTTTGAGAGGTCACATGTGT TACTGTTGCCCAGAAATGGTTGAATACCAGAAGAAAGGAAAGTCTCTGGATTCAGAACCCAGTGTCCCATCAGCAGCAAAGCCCCCATCCCCTGAGAAAACAACTCCTGTTGCTTCCACTCCCTCTTCTACACCTATTCCTGCTCTGTCACCACCTACCAAAGTACCAGAGCCAAATGAGAATGTGGGTGATGCCGTCCAGACCAAGCTCATTATGCTAGTAGATGACTTCTACTATGGACGGGATGGTGGCAAAGTAGCCCAGCTCACAAACTTCCCTAAGGTCGCCACATCTTTCCGATGCCCACATTGTACCAAAAGGCTAAAAAACAACATTCG ATTTATGAACCATATGAAACATCACGTAGAACTTGATCAGCAGAACGGTGAGGTGGATGGTCATACTATCTGCCAGCACTGTTATCGTCAGTTTTCCACTCCCTTCCAGCTCCAGTGCCACTTGGAAAATGTTCATAGTCCCTATGAATCAACTA CCAAGTGCAAGATCTGTGAGTGGGCGTTTGAGAGTGAGCCACTGTTTCTCCAGCATATGAAGGATACTCATAAGCCTGGAGAGATGCCTTATGTTTGCCAG GTGTGTCAGTATCGCTCCTCACTCTACTCTGAGGTAGATGTCCATTTTCGGATGATCCATGAGGATACTCGGCACCTGCTGTGCCCTTATTGCCTGAAGGTCTTCAAAAATGGCAATGCATTCCAACAGCATTACATGAGGCACCAG AAGAGGAAtgtttatcattgcaacaaatgCCGGCTGCAGTTTCTCTTTGCCAAGGACAAAATTGAACACAAGCTTCAGCACCATAAAACCTTCCGTAAACCCAAGCAGCTGGAAGGTTTGAAACCAGGCACCAAG GTGACAATCCGGGCTTCCCGAGGGCAGCCACGCACTGTTCCTGTACCCTCCAGTGATGTCCCTCCCAGCACCTTGCAGGAGGCAGCACCACTGGCCTCCTCAGCGGACCCTCTGCCTGTCTTCCTTTATCCCCCTGTCCAGCGCAACGTCCAGAAGCGAGCTGTTAGGAAAAT GAGTGTCATGGGCCGGCAGACATGTCTGGAGTGCAGCTTTGAGATCCCAGATTTCCCTAATCATTTCCCTACTTATGTTCACTGCTCTCTATGTCGCTATAGTACCTGCTGTTCTCGAGCTTATGCCAACCACATGATCAA CAATCATGTTCCACGGAAGAGCCCCAAGTATTTGGCTTTGTTTAAAAATTCTGTGAG TGGAATCAAGCTGGCCTGCACTTCATGTACCTTTGTTACTTCTGTTGGAGATGCCATGGCTAAGCATTTGGTATTCAACCCCTCTCACAGATCCAGTAGCATCCTGCCACGGG GACTCACTTGGATATCTCACTCAAG GCATGGCCAGACTCGTGACCGAGTGCACGACCGGAACTTGAAGAACTTgtaccctcctccttccttcccctctatTAAAGCGGCCACTGTGAAATCTGCGGGGGCCACCCCAGCTGAGCCTGAAGAGCTACCAGCTCCCGTGGCCCAGGCACTCCCGTCACCAGCCTCAACTGCAACCCCACCACCAACCCCCACTCATCCCCAGCCTTTAGCCCTTCCACCCTTGGCTACGGAGGGGGCCGAATGTCTGAATGTCGATGACCAGGATGAAGGGAGCCCAGTCACCCAGGAGCCTGAGCCCGCATCAGGGGGTGGTAGTAGCAGTGTGATCGGCAAGAAGGAGCAGCTTTCTGTGAAGAAGCTTCGAGTGGTACTGTTTGCCCTGTGCTGCAATACGGAACAGGCAGCTGAACACTTCCGAAACCCCCAACGACGCATCCGGCGTTGGCTTCGGCGCTTCCAGGCCTCACAGGGGGAGAATCTGGAGGGCAAATATCTGAGCTTAGAGGCAGAAGAGAAACTGGCTGAGTGGGTGCTGACCCAACGAGAGCAACAGCTACCTGTAAATGAGGAGACCTTGTTCCAGAAGGCCACCAAAATAGGACGTTCTTTGGAGGGGGGGTTTAAGATCTCTTACGAGTGGGCTGTGCGTTTCATGCTACGGCATCACCTGACTCCCCACGCTCGGCGAGCTGTGGCCCACACTCTACCTAAGGATGTGGCAGAGAATGCAGGactcttcattgaatttgtaCAACGGCAGATTCACAACCAGGACTTACCCTTGTCTATGATTGTGGCTATTGATGAGATCTCCTTGTTCCTGGATACGGAGGTACTGAGCAGTGACGACCGAAAGGAGAATGCCCTGCAGACAGTGGGCACAGGGGAGCCTTGGTGTGATGTGGTGCTGGCCATTCTGGCAGATGGCACTGTCCTCCCTACCCTGGTTTTCTACCGAGGACAGATGGATCAGCCTGCTAATGTGCCGGACTCTATCTTGCTAGAGGCGAAGGAGAGTGGCTACAGTGACGATGAGATCATGGAGCTGTGGTCAGCCCGAGTGTGGCAGAAGCACACAGCTTGCCAGCGCAGCAAAGGCATGCTTGTGATGGACTGTCACCGCACTCACCTGTCAGAAGAGGTGCTGGCCATGCTTAGTGCCTCTAGCACTTTGCCTGCAGTTGTCCCAGCAGGCTGTAGCTCCAAAATCCAGCCATTAGATGTATGCATCAAACGAACTGTCAAGAACTTCCTACACAAAAAGTGGAAGGAGCAGGCTCGGGAAATGGCAGATAGTGCATGTGATTCTGATGTCCTGCTTCAACTGATTCTGGTCTGGCTGGCTGAGGTGCTTGGTGTCATTGGGGACTGTCCAGAGCTAGTTCAGCGGTCCTTCCTTGTGGCCAGTGTTCTGCCTGGCCCTGATGGCAACATTAACTCACCTACAAGAAATGCTGACATGCAGGAGGAGCTAATTGCCTCCCTAGAGGAGCAACTGAAGCTGAGTGGGGAACAGTCTGAGGAGGCCTCAGCTTCCACTCCCCGACCCAGGTCATCTCCTGAAGAGACAGTTGAGCCTGAAAGCCTTCACCAGCTCTTTGAGGGTGAAAGCGAGACCGAGTCCTTCTATGGCTTTGAAGAAGCTGACCTAGATCTGATGGAGATTTAA